The Variovorax sp. PMC12 genome segment ACCGCGCAGGCCGTGCTCGAGGAGTGCGCCCGTTTCAACCAGGACGTGGTGGCGCCGCTGAACATCGCGGGCGACCGCAACCCCTCGTCGTTCAAGGACGGTGCCGTCGCCACCACGCCGGGCTTCAAGGAAGCCTTTGCGCAGTACGTGTCGGGCGGCTGGCAGGGCCTGCAGCATCCTTCGGACTTCGGCGGCCAGGGCCTGCCCAAGACCATCGGCGCGGCCTGCGGCGAGATGCTCAACTCGGCCAACATGAGCTTCGCGCTGTGTCCGCTGCTGAGCGACGGCGCCATCGAGGCGCTGCTCACGGCCGGCTCCGACGAGCTGAAGGCGGTGTATCTCGAAAAGCTCGTGAGCGGCCAGTGGACCGGCACGATGAACCTCACCGAGCCGCAGGCCGGCAGCGACCTGGCCATGGTGCGCAGCCGCGCGGAGCCGCAGCCCGACGGCACCTACAAGGTGTTCGGCACCAAGATCTTCATCACCTACGGTGAGCACGACATGGCCGAGAACATCGTGCACCTGGTGCTTGCGCGCGTGACCGGCGCGCCCGAAGGCGTGAAGGGCATCAGCCTGTTCGTGGTGCCCAAGTTCCTCGTGAACAAGGACGGCTCCCTGGGCGAGCGCAACGACGTGCATTGCGTGAGCATCGAGCACAAGATGGGCATCAAGGCCTCGCCCACCGCGGTGCTGCAGTACGGCGACAACGGCGGTGCCGTCGGCTATCTCGTAGGCCAGGAGAACCGCGGCCTGGAGTACATGTTCATCATGATGAACTCCGCGCGCTACGCCGTGGGCATGCAGGGCATCGCGATTGCCGAGCGCGCCTACCAGCACGCCGTGGCCTACGCCAAGGACCGCGTGCAGAGCCGCCCGGTCGACGGCTCCATCAACGCCAGCGCACCGATCATTCACCACCCCGACGTCAAGCGCATGCTGATGACGATGCGCGCCTACACCGAAGGCTGCCGCGCGATGGCCAGCGTGGCCGCCGCCGCCTACGACGCCGCGCACCACCATTCCGATGCCGACGCGCGCAAGCAGAACCAGGCCTTCTATGAGTTCATGGTGCCGCTGGTCAAGGGCTACAGCACCGAGATGAGCCTGGAAGTGACATCGCTCGGCGTGCAGGTGCATGGCGGCATGGGCTTCATCGAGGAGACCGGCGCCGCGCAGTACTACCGCGACGCGAAGATCCTCACCATCTACGAAGGCACCACCGCCATCCAGGCCAACGACCTCGTGGGCCGCAAGACCGCGCGCGACGGCGGCCAGACCGCCAAGGCGATTGCCGCGCAGATCGAGAAGACCGAAGCCGAGCTGGCCAAGAGCGACAACCCCGCCGCGGTCGCCGTGCTCAAGCGCCTGAAGGCCGCGCGCCTGGCGTTCGTCGAAGTGGTCGACTTCGTGGCCGGGCAGACCAAGGCATCGCCCAACGCCGTGTTCGCCGGCAGCGTGCCCTACCTGATGCTCGCGGGCAACCTGGTGGCCGGCTGGCAGCTCGCGCGCTCGCTGATCATTGCGCAGGACCTGGCCTCGCGCAGCTTCGACACCGACTTCATGCTGGCCAAGGTAGCCACCGCGCGCTTCTACGCCGAGCACATCCTGAACAAGGTGCCGGGCATGCGCGACAGCATCGTCGACGGCGCCGAGAGCGTCACGGCACTCGCGCTCGACGCGTTCTGACGCGCGCGGCCGCTGTCGCCCATCTGACGGGCTGCAGCGGCCTCTCTCTCTTATAAAACCGAACCCATTCCCGGAGACGACATGTCCAAGCTGCCCCCCGTACTCGCGAACCTGCCGCTGCCGATCATCGGCTCGCCGCTGTTCATCATCAGCAACCCCAAGCTCGTGATTGCGCAATGCAAGGCGGGCGTGGTCGGCTCGATGCCCGCGCTCAACGCGCGCCCCGCGGCGCAGCTTGAAGAGTGGCTGATCGAGATCACCGAAGAACTGGCTGCCTACAACAAGGCCAACCCCGACAAGCCCGCGGCGCCCTTCGCCATCAACCAGATCGTGCACAAGAGCAACGACCGGCTCGAGCACGACATGGAGATGGTCGTGAAGTACAAGGTGCCGATCGTCATCACCTCGCTGGGCGCGCGCACCGACGTGAACGACGCGGTGCACAGCTACGGCGGCGTCACCCTGCACGACATCATCAACAACAAGTTCGCGCAGAAGGCGGTGGAGAAGGGCGCCGACGGCATCATCGCCGTGGCTGCCGGTGCCGGCGGCCATGCGGGCGTGAAGAGCCCGTTCGCGCTGGTGCAGGAAATTCGCCAGTGGTTCGACGGCCCGATCGCGCTGTCGGGTTCCATCGCCACCGGCGGCGCGGTGCTCGCGGCGCAGGCCATGGGTGCCGACTTCGCCTACATCGGCACGGCCTTCATCGCGACCGAGGAAGCCCGCGCGAGCGACGAATACAAGCAGGCCATCGTCGACGGCAATTCCGACGACATCGTCTACTCGAACCTGTTCACCGGCGTGCACGGCAACTACCTCGCCCCGAGCATCGTCAAGGCGGGCATGGACCCGGCCAACCTGCCCGAAGGCGACCTCAAGACCATGAACTTCGCGACCGGCGACGGCAGCAAAGCCAAGGCCTGGAAAGACATCTGGGGCTCGGGCCAGGGCATCGGCGCCGTGACCGAAGTGGCCAGCGCCGCGGCCTTCATCGAGAAGCTCAAGCGCGAGTACCAGGAAGCAAGGCAGCGGTTGGCGCTTTGACCGCCGTCGCGAACGGCGCGGCGCCCGTCGCCCCGGCGCCGTCGCCATCGGCGGGACGCATGCCGCTGCTCGATGCGGCAAAGGGCATTGCGTGCGCCGTGATCGTCGGGCACCACCTGTCGCGCTACGGCCCCATGCCGGCCGGCGCGTATGCGCTCGCGCCCGATTTCTTCGCCTGGCTGTCCAACGAGGGGCGGCTGGCGGTGCAGGTGTTCCTGGTGATCGCCGGCTTCCTGGCCGCGGCGAGCCTCGCGCCCGACGGCATGCTGCGCGTCGACCGGCCGGTAGCGCGGATCCTGCAGCGCTACGGGCGGCTGGTGATGCCGTACCTGGCCGCGCTCACCGTGTGCGTGCTCGTTGCGGCGGTCGTGCGGCCGTGGCTCGATGAGGAAGTGGTACCCGCCGCGCCCACCTTCGGGCAACTGGTGGCGCACGGGCTGCTGCTGCAGGACTTGCTGGGCTATGAGTCGCTGTCGACCGGTGTCTGGTACGTGGCCATCGACTTCCAGCTGTTCGCGCTCGCGCTTGCGCTGGTCGGGCTGCCCACGCTGCTGCAGCGTCCCGCCGGCGCGGTGCATGCGAGCCTGTCGGCGCGCTGGTTGCCCGTGGCGCTGGTGCTGGGGCTGGCCGTGGCATCGCTCGCGCTGTTCAACCGCAACGCGGGGCTGGACGACACCGCTTTCTATTTCTTCGGCACCTACGGCCTGGGCATGCTGGTGTTCTGGATCGGCCGCGCCACGCGCTTCAGCACCTGGCAGGGCGCGGTCGCGCTGCTGGCCCTGGTGGGGGCGGGCGCGCTCGCCATCGACTGGCGCAGCCGCATCGCCACCGCCCTGGTGACGGCGCTGCTGATCGCGGTCGCGCAGCGCCGGCACTGGTTGTCGCCGGCGCATTGGCCGGCGCTGGCCGTGCCGCTGCAGCGGCTGGGGCGCATGTCTTATTCGCTGTTCCTGATCCACTTTCCGGTGCTGCTCGCCATGAACGCGGCGGTGGCGAATGCCGGGCCGCACGGCGCATGGTTCGATGCGGCCGGCCTGGTCGCGACCTTTGCCCTGTCGATCGCAGCGGCGGCGCTCCTGTACCGCTGGGTCGAGTCGCGCCCGGCCTCGTGGCGCGGCGTGTTCATGCTTTTTGCCGCGTTGCTGGTCAGCGGAATAGCTGTTTCTTACTAGCCCCGGGGCGCTCCGCGCGGGCGCCCGGGCTGAATCTTCCCGAACGTGTTGCGTTCGAGCGCCGGACCGTGCAGTCTGCGGGCTCGTCAGTGGCTCCCGTCTCCGGTATGATTGTGGAAATTTCAGTAAATACTGAAAATCCAAGAAAACAAGGAATGGCCCAGCACTCGCACCCCCGATCGCCGTTGAAGGCTTTCGCGTCGCCCGACGTCGGCGGGGTGGTGCAAGGCGCTGCCGCGCTGCTTTGGCTGCCGCAGGCGGCCCTGCTGGCGATGGCGGTGCAGGGGCTGGCGTCGGGGCAGGGCCTTCGCGCGGTGTGGCTGCCGGCCGGCGCGATCCTGCTGCTGGGCTTGTTGCGCGCCGCCTGCGAGGCCTGGGGCGCACGCCGGACCTTCGGCCGCGCACGGGCCCGGCTCAGCGCACTGCGCGCGCAGACGGCCGAGGCATTGGCCGACGGATCTCCGCTGGACCGGGGCCGCGCGCCTTCGGGCAAGGCCGCCAGCGTGCTTGCGGAACAGGCGGAGGCGCTGGTGCCTTACCTCGTGCGCTACCAGCCGGCGCGTTGGCGCGCGACGGTCGTGCCGGTCTTCATTCTTGGCGCGGTGGCCTGCTTCTCGTGGGTGGCTGCGCTGGTGCTGCTGGTCGCGGCGCCGCTGATCCCGATCTTCATGGCCATCGTCGGCTGGCGCGCCAAGGCCGCGAGCGAGGC includes the following:
- a CDS encoding acyl-CoA dehydrogenase, with the protein product MSYTAPIKDMLFDIEHLANIGEIAKLPGFEEAGLETAQAVLEECARFNQDVVAPLNIAGDRNPSSFKDGAVATTPGFKEAFAQYVSGGWQGLQHPSDFGGQGLPKTIGAACGEMLNSANMSFALCPLLSDGAIEALLTAGSDELKAVYLEKLVSGQWTGTMNLTEPQAGSDLAMVRSRAEPQPDGTYKVFGTKIFITYGEHDMAENIVHLVLARVTGAPEGVKGISLFVVPKFLVNKDGSLGERNDVHCVSIEHKMGIKASPTAVLQYGDNGGAVGYLVGQENRGLEYMFIMMNSARYAVGMQGIAIAERAYQHAVAYAKDRVQSRPVDGSINASAPIIHHPDVKRMLMTMRAYTEGCRAMASVAAAAYDAAHHHSDADARKQNQAFYEFMVPLVKGYSTEMSLEVTSLGVQVHGGMGFIEETGAAQYYRDAKILTIYEGTTAIQANDLVGRKTARDGGQTAKAIAAQIEKTEAELAKSDNPAAVAVLKRLKAARLAFVEVVDFVAGQTKASPNAVFAGSVPYLMLAGNLVAGWQLARSLIIAQDLASRSFDTDFMLAKVATARFYAEHILNKVPGMRDSIVDGAESVTALALDAF
- a CDS encoding NAD(P)H-dependent flavin oxidoreductase, which translates into the protein MSKLPPVLANLPLPIIGSPLFIISNPKLVIAQCKAGVVGSMPALNARPAAQLEEWLIEITEELAAYNKANPDKPAAPFAINQIVHKSNDRLEHDMEMVVKYKVPIVITSLGARTDVNDAVHSYGGVTLHDIINNKFAQKAVEKGADGIIAVAAGAGGHAGVKSPFALVQEIRQWFDGPIALSGSIATGGAVLAAQAMGADFAYIGTAFIATEEARASDEYKQAIVDGNSDDIVYSNLFTGVHGNYLAPSIVKAGMDPANLPEGDLKTMNFATGDGSKAKAWKDIWGSGQGIGAVTEVASAAAFIEKLKREYQEARQRLAL
- a CDS encoding acyltransferase family protein, which gives rise to MPLLDAAKGIACAVIVGHHLSRYGPMPAGAYALAPDFFAWLSNEGRLAVQVFLVIAGFLAAASLAPDGMLRVDRPVARILQRYGRLVMPYLAALTVCVLVAAVVRPWLDEEVVPAAPTFGQLVAHGLLLQDLLGYESLSTGVWYVAIDFQLFALALALVGLPTLLQRPAGAVHASLSARWLPVALVLGLAVASLALFNRNAGLDDTAFYFFGTYGLGMLVFWIGRATRFSTWQGAVALLALVGAGALAIDWRSRIATALVTALLIAVAQRRHWLSPAHWPALAVPLQRLGRMSYSLFLIHFPVLLAMNAAVANAGPHGAWFDAAGLVATFALSIAAAALLYRWVESRPASWRGVFMLFAALLVSGIAVSY